A genomic region of Mitsuaria sp. 7 contains the following coding sequences:
- a CDS encoding ATP-binding cassette domain-containing protein, whose product MIRLHALHKTFQTRGGGSLASMFGKKGSARTVVAVQQLNLDAPNGRITGLLGPNGAGKTTSLRMLAGLFPPDQGSIEVDGLDVLKQPRAALARMGILGDAHGLYPRLTARENIVYFARLQDMPMDQAQARAESLAELLDLRAILDRRAEGFSQGERMKTALARALVHDPANIVLDEPTNGLDVVATRALREVLRHLRSPEGGGKCIVFSSHIMQEVEQLCDQVVVMSHGRSVATGTVDGLLAQTGRQRFEDAFVDLAFPDVAPARLESA is encoded by the coding sequence ATGATCCGCCTGCATGCGCTCCACAAGACCTTCCAGACCCGCGGCGGTGGTTCGCTGGCGTCGATGTTCGGCAAGAAGGGCTCGGCCCGCACGGTGGTCGCCGTCCAGCAGTTGAACCTCGATGCGCCCAACGGTCGCATCACCGGCCTGCTCGGCCCCAACGGCGCCGGCAAGACCACGTCGCTGCGGATGCTCGCCGGCCTGTTCCCGCCCGACCAGGGCAGCATCGAGGTCGACGGCCTCGACGTGCTCAAGCAGCCGCGCGCGGCGCTGGCGCGGATGGGCATCCTCGGCGACGCGCACGGCCTGTATCCGCGACTCACGGCGCGCGAGAACATCGTCTACTTCGCGCGATTGCAGGACATGCCGATGGATCAGGCGCAGGCACGCGCCGAATCACTGGCCGAGCTGCTGGACCTGCGGGCCATCCTCGATCGCCGCGCCGAAGGCTTCAGCCAGGGGGAGCGGATGAAGACCGCGCTGGCCCGCGCGCTCGTCCACGATCCGGCGAACATCGTGCTGGACGAGCCCACCAACGGTCTGGACGTCGTGGCCACGCGCGCGCTGCGCGAGGTCCTGCGTCACCTGCGTTCGCCCGAGGGCGGCGGCAAGTGCATCGTCTTCTCCAGCCACATCATGCAGGAGGTGGAACAGCTCTGCGATCAGGTCGTGGTGATGTCCCATGGCCGTTCGGTGGCCACGGGCACCGTCGACGGACTGCTCGCGCAGACCGGTCGCCAACGCTTCGAGGACGCCTTCGTCGACCTCGCCTTCCCTGACGTCGCGCCCGCACGACTGGAGTCCGCATGA
- a CDS encoding ABC transporter permease, whose translation MNGPFFKAFRTVFAKEILDALRDRRTLLRLLIPSVLMGPLMLTLMSGLAASLQERAEQREVLVAGIEHAPTLRNYIERQTYTIKPAPADYEARLRNSKLADPVLVVPADFETLLAGGEPATVEIVSDSANQRAEAGVGALGRLLQGFSSERATLTLAMRGIGAQQLRPIDVRERDLASMQARSTRLTQMLPMFIMMAVLYGALTAALDSTAGERERGSLEPLLVNPAPHSAIVAGKWAAVLMAGLLVAVLSNLSFLPGQWLMRSDALAAMFQFGWSEALRFLLLQIPLGAGLSAVLMALAIRTKTFKEAQASTTLVITAIALTPMVAIVNPGGGASWHLWVPGLGQNQLMMQVLKGEPLTFAKVMPTVIVGAALTFGGLALVARSMRAAVAR comes from the coding sequence ATGAACGGCCCGTTCTTCAAAGCCTTCCGGACGGTCTTCGCCAAGGAGATCCTCGACGCCCTCCGCGACCGCCGCACGCTGCTTCGCCTGCTGATCCCGTCGGTCCTGATGGGTCCTCTGATGCTGACCCTGATGTCGGGGCTGGCGGCCTCGCTGCAGGAACGCGCCGAGCAGCGCGAGGTGCTCGTCGCAGGCATCGAGCATGCCCCGACGCTGCGCAACTACATCGAGCGTCAGACCTACACGATCAAGCCGGCGCCCGCCGACTACGAGGCGCGCCTGAGGAACTCGAAGCTCGCGGATCCGGTGCTCGTCGTGCCGGCGGACTTCGAGACGCTGCTCGCCGGCGGTGAACCCGCGACGGTGGAGATCGTCAGCGACAGCGCCAACCAGCGCGCCGAGGCCGGCGTCGGCGCGCTCGGCCGCCTGCTGCAAGGCTTCAGCAGCGAACGCGCGACGCTGACCCTCGCGATGCGCGGCATCGGCGCGCAGCAGCTGCGCCCAATCGACGTCCGGGAACGCGACCTTGCCAGTATGCAGGCACGCTCCACGCGGCTGACGCAGATGCTGCCGATGTTCATCATGATGGCGGTGCTCTATGGCGCACTGACCGCGGCGCTCGACAGCACCGCGGGCGAACGCGAGCGCGGTTCGCTCGAGCCGTTGCTGGTCAACCCGGCGCCGCATTCAGCGATCGTCGCGGGCAAGTGGGCCGCGGTGCTGATGGCGGGTCTGCTGGTGGCGGTGCTCTCCAACCTCAGCTTCCTTCCGGGCCAATGGCTGATGCGGAGCGACGCGCTTGCCGCGATGTTCCAGTTCGGCTGGAGCGAGGCACTGCGCTTCCTGCTGCTGCAGATCCCGCTGGGCGCGGGACTGTCCGCAGTGCTGATGGCGCTGGCGATCCGCACCAAGACCTTCAAGGAGGCGCAGGCCAGCACGACGCTCGTGATCACAGCCATCGCCCTCACACCGATGGTGGCGATCGTCAATCCAGGAGGGGGGGCTTCCTGGCACCTGTGGGTGCCGGGGCTGGGTCAGAACCAGCTCATGATGCAGGTGCTCAAGGGTGAGCCCTTGACCTTTGCGAAGGTGATGCCGACGGTGATCGTCGGCGCCGCACTCACGTTCGGCGGGTTGGCGCTGGTGGCCCGCTCCATGCGCGCGGCGGTGGCGCGGTGA
- a CDS encoding LuxR family transcriptional regulator, translating into MLQGGYQSVLEARSRDEFRSEVIRFAHKLDFQTVSAITVVDHTLAETEFITIDNCPVGYAEVMHAPEFGRRDPVMQHCKRNSMPIVWDRQTYARHGASDIWESQAQFGYSTGICLALHLPEGRHFVLGVDRDQPLPSDSGQLTRMVADLQLFAVHAVDTALRVLLPEEKVTESPRLTPRELECLHWTMEGKTAWEVGAILSITERTAVLHINNAMHKLACSNKHQAVLKALRLGLIR; encoded by the coding sequence ATGCTGCAAGGCGGTTATCAATCAGTCCTGGAAGCCCGCTCACGCGACGAGTTCCGCAGTGAGGTGATTCGCTTCGCGCATAAGCTGGACTTCCAGACGGTATCGGCCATCACGGTCGTCGATCACACCCTGGCCGAGACCGAGTTCATCACCATCGACAACTGCCCGGTGGGCTACGCCGAAGTGATGCACGCGCCGGAGTTCGGCCGCCGCGACCCGGTGATGCAGCACTGCAAGCGCAACAGCATGCCGATCGTCTGGGATCGTCAGACTTACGCCCGTCACGGGGCCAGCGACATCTGGGAATCGCAGGCGCAATTCGGCTACAGCACCGGCATCTGCCTGGCGCTGCATCTGCCCGAGGGGCGGCATTTCGTGCTCGGCGTCGATCGCGACCAGCCGCTTCCCAGCGACTCGGGCCAGTTGACGCGCATGGTCGCGGATCTTCAGCTGTTCGCCGTGCACGCCGTGGACACCGCGTTGCGCGTGCTGCTGCCGGAAGAGAAGGTCACCGAATCGCCACGGCTCACGCCACGCGAGCTCGAGTGCCTGCACTGGACGATGGAAGGAAAGACCGCCTGGGAAGTCGGCGCGATCCTCAGCATCACCGAACGTACGGCCGTCCTGCACATCAACAATGCGATGCACAAGCTGGCGTGCTCCAACAAGCATCAGGCAGTGCTCAAGGCCCTGCGGCTGGGCCTGATTCGCTGA
- a CDS encoding HlyD family secretion protein: protein MALFRAEAQASQQQAWLGSVQLHRPPTLKWLSILALGGVIAVGVFLFSTEYTRKARVSGLLVPERGVMRLSVPQSSTVMARPVQDGQQVREGDVLFVLSLDSTNPTGDGLSRTLKDREQSLGAAQEQQRELAQSQATSLKARIATLASTLQQADAELQLHAQREALAQQSLGRLESLAKDQFVSSAQVQTKREELLGLQAQRQALARERENLQREALGLQAELQSIPLKAQVQQGVLARDIAALQAQGVENEARRRLVLRAPSDGQMSTVLAEPGQVVQAGTQLAVLLPAHTPLLAHLYAPSSAVGFLRPHQAVLLRYQAFPYQKFGQQQGEVLQVSRTPLQASELAQLGLPAAMAQGEPMYRITVQLQRQSVEAYGQDQTLSPGMLLEADVLLERRRLIEWIFEPLLSLVRRV, encoded by the coding sequence GTGGCCCTGTTCCGCGCCGAGGCGCAAGCCTCGCAACAACAGGCCTGGTTGGGTTCGGTCCAATTGCATAGACCGCCCACGTTGAAATGGCTGAGCATTCTGGCGCTGGGCGGCGTAATCGCCGTCGGGGTCTTTCTGTTCAGCACCGAATACACCCGCAAGGCCCGCGTCAGCGGCCTGCTGGTGCCCGAACGGGGCGTGATGCGGTTGAGCGTGCCGCAGAGTTCGACCGTGATGGCACGACCCGTCCAGGACGGGCAGCAGGTTCGCGAAGGTGACGTGCTGTTTGTACTGTCGCTCGACAGCACAAACCCGACCGGCGATGGCCTGTCGAGGACCTTGAAGGATCGTGAGCAATCGCTGGGCGCCGCGCAGGAGCAGCAACGGGAACTTGCGCAGAGCCAGGCGACGTCGCTGAAGGCACGGATCGCCACGCTCGCATCCACACTGCAGCAGGCTGACGCCGAGCTGCAACTGCATGCCCAGCGCGAAGCGCTGGCGCAGCAGAGTCTGGGACGTCTCGAATCGCTGGCGAAAGACCAGTTCGTGTCGAGTGCCCAGGTCCAGACCAAGCGGGAGGAGTTGCTTGGCTTGCAGGCCCAACGGCAGGCGCTGGCGCGAGAGCGCGAGAACCTGCAGCGGGAGGCGTTGGGCTTGCAAGCTGAGCTTCAGTCGATTCCGTTGAAGGCGCAAGTCCAGCAAGGGGTGCTCGCACGTGACATCGCCGCGCTGCAGGCTCAAGGTGTCGAGAACGAGGCGCGTCGCCGTCTCGTGCTGCGTGCCCCCAGCGACGGCCAGATGAGCACCGTGCTCGCCGAGCCCGGACAGGTGGTCCAGGCCGGCACGCAACTCGCCGTCCTGCTCCCCGCGCACACGCCCTTGCTGGCGCACCTCTACGCCCCCTCCAGCGCCGTCGGCTTTCTGCGTCCGCATCAGGCGGTGCTGCTGCGCTACCAGGCCTTTCCGTATCAGAAATTCGGCCAGCAGCAGGGCGAAGTACTGCAGGTCTCACGCACGCCGCTGCAGGCCTCGGAGCTTGCGCAACTCGGCTTGCCCGCCGCCATGGCGCAGGGCGAGCCGATGTACCGCATCACCGTGCAACTCCAGCGCCAGTCCGTCGAAGCCTACGGGCAGGACCAAACGCTCAGCCCCGGTATGCTGCTCGAAGCTGATGTGCTGCTCGAACGGCGTCGTCTGATCGAGTGGATCTTCGAACCGCTGCTGAGTCTCGTCCGCCGTGTCTGA